Below is a genomic region from Henckelia pumila isolate YLH828 chromosome 3, ASM3356847v2, whole genome shotgun sequence.
gcggaatgaaacaatcaacaagaacaccaaggatttacgtggttcacccaatataggctacgtccacggagctactgcaatatttataaccgaagaaatattacaagtgtatacaaaacactatatctcaccaatgccaaaccccgagtattaccgagaaatatttctctaactcacacaagagaaaCACTCAAGAAACCCAAGAAActcttttatcttttttttttctctcgctTTGGAATGGCTCCTCTCCGCGTTAAATTAAATGCTATGCATTTAATTCCTTTCCCAACCAATAACCCCCACCTGTCTACCACCATCCCACCTAAAAAAtctcccacttgaagacttgatttcaatcatggTTTCACACAGTTATGCAGCAGCTCAGGCTTCCTCATACCAAAAATTTGTTTTGcagctcccaaatccttcatatcaaattctttTGATAACTCTCTTTTGAGCTTATCAATCTCTTCCAGACACGCTCCTGCTATcaacatgtcatccacatatagcagtagaatgatataggaaccatcaatcttcttcacataacaacagtgatccgcctggcacctcaggaaaccgttgttattcatgaatccatcaaacttcttgtaccactgtcttggagcttttttgagaccgtacaagctcttctgaagtttgcataccattttctccttccctcgtacttcaaatccctgtggttgcttcatataaatttcttcatccaaGTCACTATGAAGAAACGCCGTCTATACATCCAACTGCTCCAGATGTAAGTCTTCCTTAGCCACTAGTCCAAGTACTGTTCTGATAGTGGTCAGCTTCACCACTGGAGAGAAAATTTCGGTGTAATCAACGCCTTCTCTTTGTTGAAAGATTTTTACAACAAGTCTTGCCTTGTACCGTTTGCTGCCATCAACTTCTTCTTTGATCCGGTACACCCACTTGTTGTGTAGTGCCTTCTTACCTTCTGGAAGTTCCGTCATCTTCCACGTCATattggatgacagtgaatccatctcatcttccatggctaactcccacttggttgaatcatcattttgcatcgcTTCTTCAAAGGTCTCTGTGAGAAATCAAATTTCCATCAGAAACAAAGAGTCATAGCCGATGGAATTAAGAGTAGATTTTTCAAATTCAAAGATGAAAGCCAAGAGTTGTAACCACCAAGAATTTGTAAAAGCCAAAATAAAGAGGAGTGATGGCTGATAATTGGAATTATTGTCATTGAATGGAGGGTCTTTCAGATGTTATTTTGCAGCTATAAGTAGTAGCTAAAGCTGAAGGGAGAGCACACAAACTCGAGCAGCACACCTCCATATTCTTGAGCAGAATTTCTTTCCATTTCCAAGAAGAATTCCTGGTCATTTTCGAGCAGATTATAGCCCAGATTCAAAGGAGTTTTCCTGCCCATTTTCGAGCAGATTAGAGCCCAGATTCGAAGGAGTTTTTTTGCTCAAAAATTGAATCCAAATAGCAACAGTTGAAGCCTTGAATTCTGCTCATTCTCGAGTGCAAAAGCCTGCCCAAAACATCGAGTGCGGCATCAGTTCGAAACAGAATttttgtccatcttttgagCAGAGTTCTGGTCTAAAGTTCGAAAAAATTCTGGCAATTCTTGAAGCTTCTGAGTCTGCCCAAATCTGAGCTCCAGCAGTAGGAATTGAAGCTCTAGGTTCTGCTTATTTGCAAGAAGCTTTGTTGACCAGAAAACTCGAGAACGCGACATCATTTTGAGAAAAAGGATTCTGGCCATTTCGAAGAAGTAAGTAATATTCTGAGATCAAGTTTATGTTCAGTTTTGAAGCCTTTGGATTTTTCTAAGCGTTGTAACAAATACCTACAACAGCCATCGAAGATTTAGAAGTGATCAAAGTTCATAAATCTGTCCAAAGCAGTGCTACATTCGATCAAGAAGTTTCATTGTTTCTCTGTCCAAAGTCAAAACAATACCTTCGGTCCTTCACTTGGTTTTGAGGATTGCTTAAATTCGAGATCATATAACAACATCTACTCCTTCACGATTTTCTTAGAAATCGAATACGGTAAGTGGGCTTCTATCTTTCTTTTTGTGTGATATAAGTTTctacacttatatttatttttgcgtgtgagttaagttttataacataaatacttatacttttgaaaattcgatcggcatgataatattcgtttcactttgatatatattattttttggatattcgtgatattatttgaagcatgttagaattatttggaaatatttgagatgcactgttaagagtcgatttagaaatggttaaggaatttccgatgatttgatttgatttgatatggccctgatgcggtgggttataataaccgttcctttggcctcgccccttagaggagtaacatataggggactgatcagtagaaccacggaaaatgagataattaacaGTGCAATATTTGCTTCGTATTTGTTCGAATTCAGCATGCTTATTTTGTTTCGAGATTATGAAATATACATgtgtacatgtaaatatatgttggtgtttatcgtgctcgatcggcctccacttgctgagtgtttatcaaaacactcacccccttactttCCTCCCTAGATACCCAAGAAAAGTTAGAAGAGGATGAACAATATGCAttttggggttggtgatcaagttGAAGTTTTATTAGTAGTTATTTTCTGTTATTTTGTCGCTTTCGCTATTGTCGTAATTCCTATTTTTTAAAGACatatttgattatgtaaaagaCTGGTTGAAGGCTATTTTCTATACTACGTGGCTTGTTGTTTTACATTTCGAAAtgttaaacaacgccgatgtcaactaggcccggtttcggggcgtgacattttaataataataataataataataataataataataataataataataataataataataataataataataataataatagatatatGTAATGCAATAACATTATAATTAGAATAATAACACAACAAAGAGCGAATTAATTATCATTATAATCGATACACAACCTCATactcccatctttcttcttcacaaatagaaccggggctccccaaggagatgcgCTTGGTCGTATTTGATTTTTATCCAACAATTCTTGCAGTTgctcttttaattctttcaattccGCTGGATCCATTCGATATGGTGCTTTTGAGATAGGTGCAGCACCGGGTACTAgattaatctcaaattccaccTCGCGGTCAGGAATTACTCCAGGGAGTTCTTCAGGGAACACATTCGGAAACTCTTGTACAACCGGAATCTCTTCTAATGCAAGTGTAACTTCTTCCTTTACCTCACCTACTATGGCTAGGTATACTTCTTCTCCACTTTTCATAGCTTTCCAAGCTTGAGAAGCAGATAAAAGAGACTTCTGCTCCTTGGTTTTACCATGATAAATGACTTCGTCGAGGTTTGAAGTTCGCAGTTTGACATTCTTCATGCGACAATCAActaatgcatgattatttgcTAGCCAATCCATCCCCAGAATGGCATCAAATTCTAACATGTTTAGTTGAATCAGTCCAGCTTGAAATACGTGTTCACTAATACCAATTATGAAATTTCGGTGTACCTTATGAGTATCAATTGCTTTACTAGTGGGAGTTGCTACCCTAAAAGGTTCCACAAGTATTTCAGGAATAAGTCCTAACTTCTTAGCAAACCTCTTAGATATAAACAAATTCGTAGCACCACAATCAAACAACACATAAGCAGGAGATTGGTTGATTAAGATGGTACCTGCCACGACATCGTTAGCTTTTCCTGCCTCCTCTAGAGTTAGGGCAAACACACGTGCGTTAGGCTTATTCTCCTTGTGATCCTTTGGTTTGTTGGATGTAGCATCTACATTTGATCATTTCCCTCTCTTCAATGGCTCGAGACATTCAGCAATTCTATGTCCAAGCTTCCCACAATTAAAGCATGCTCCAGGCTTCTTCCGACATTATCCAGGATGACGAGTATTGTAGGTAGGGCACATTTTGGCTTCTTGATAGTTGGAGCCGGTAAAAGTGTTCTTGGTTACTCCACTAGCCTGATTTGGTTTCTTGTATGACTGCTTTCCTTGAGAATATTGGCCAGAGAGAGGCCTCTTATTCTTGTTTTCATCTTCCCTTCGATTGATGTCGGTCTCAGCTTGAATTGCGGCTCCCATTAGATCAGCAAAGATTGTGGCTTGGTATACTGCTAACGCTGTTTGAATACGACTGCTTAAACCTCGCTTGTAATGGTGCATCTTCAGAATATCATCCGCCATAATCGTAGGAGCATATGTCCCAAGTGAGTTGAATTTTGATGTGTATTCAACCACTGACATATCCGGAGCTTGagtgaaattttcaaattcacTCAATTTCTGCAGTTTAACTTCGGCTGGATAGTACTGTTTCAAAAACGTATCCTTAAATTGTTGCCACGTGATTGGACCAGCTGCTATCATAGATGGTGAAACTGCCTCCCACCACTTGGCTGCTTTTTATTCCAAGAAGGGTGTTACTATatccaccttaaactcatcAGGGATCTCGAGTAGGTGGAGTTGAGTCTCGATATTCTTGAGCCAATATTGGCCAACCTCAGGATCTGAATCTCCTTTAAAGGTTTGGGCTCGATTCTTTCTCAGTGACTCGTAATGATACTTCACCCCATGCACCTGTGGTACTGCCTGTGGTGGTGGATTGCCATTTACAGGCGGGTTCCCCAACCCTTGAAGGGTGTTAGCCACAATGGCTGCTATAGCTGCCAAGTCAGCATGATTTAGGCCTAACCCTTGCGGTGGTGGTGGTGGCGGCAGTGGCGGAGGGTTCCCTTCATTGTCATTGTTGCGATTCCTGTAGCGAGGGTTACGGTTGTTGCGTATCGGTCTCTCGTCCATGTCCTACAAACGTATAAGTTTCTAAGATTCTGATAGATTTATGGATTAAAagaataattgaaaattttggacACATAGATAAACAAAATATCATTCATTGAATTTCAGAATAACAACTGAATTGAAATAACAACTGATAGTTTTGGAATTTAAAGCAACAACTGAATTGGAAATAAGTGACAAAGAAACAAAGCTGAACCAAAAACTAATGCATCCATACTAATCTAAGTCTATAACTTCTCCATCCCCCACAGCTTCGATGGGCTCTTCCTCCACCTCTATCTCTTCCGGATCTTCCTTTGGATCCTCCTCGGGTTCCTCCTCGGAATCCTCTTCTTGCAGATGATTTACGGCCTGTAGTAGAATGACATCATGATTATTCAAGTTTGCCACTGTACCCTGCAATTGCTGAACTTGAGCTTCCAGCTGCTGGATGCGATCTCGCATCTGTTGATGACGCTGCCCATGTTCTGCGCAGGACTGCTGCCCCAACTGCTTCTCATGATCAACTTGTTTAGTCAAGTGGCTAACAACACCAGATAGCTCTGCTATGGTGTCCTGTGTTGTCCCCAATCTGACTTTCGTCTGCTTATGCTCTATCTCAGCTGCCTCCATTTTTTCTTTTGTCTTGTTATGCTCTTCTTCAGACTTAATCACTTGGTTGAGCAGAGCTTCTTCACAAAAATGATTAAGGTCCATGTCATCACGGAGGTATATGTTATCCCCCCTCACTTTCTCTAACTCATAGAGGTATATTTTGGCCCTCTTCTCCCACTCTCGCTGCTCACGCCTAGCAATAACAACTTTAGCAAAAATTCGAGTAATCTTTTGCTTCTGGTTATCAATAACCAATTGCTTCATGCGAAAGATGGAATGGGCATGGGTACGAGGAAAACTTGGCGCCATTTCCTGAAAGAAAACAAATGGAAAGGAAAGGCTTAAGACGTTCCGAAAATAGCCTTTCGGACAAGGTATGGCCATTACGAGTTCATGGTAATGCCTTTTGGGCTAACCAATGCACCAACAGTGTTCATGGACCTCATGAATAGAGTATTCAAGCCGTTCCTCGACAAGTTTGTGGTGGTgtttattgacgatattcttTTGTATTCACCAAGTGAAGAAGACCACAAAGAGCATCTCCGGCTCACTCTCCAGACGCTGAGAGAGAAAGAACTCTAtgccaaattcaagaagtgtgaattttggctaaaGAGCATCACCTTCTTGGGCCATATAATATCCAAAGATGGAGTATCTGTGGATCCCAAGAAAGTGGAGGCAGTTATGGATTGTCCTAGACCAAAAACGGTAACTGAAATTCGAAGTTTTGTGGAAGGTTTTTCCTCGATAGCTATACCTCTCACCAAACTCACACAAAAGAACTCTAAATTCAAATGGGATGAAATGTGTGAAAAAAGCTTcgaaatttttaagaaaaagcTGGCATCTACACCAGTATTGACATTACCGACTGAAGGCAAGGATTTTACCATCTATAGCGATGCGTCAAAAGGAGGATTGGGATGCGTGCTCATGCAAGATGGAAGGATAATTTCTTATGCTTCAAGACAACTAAAGTCGTATGAGCAAAACTACCCCACGCATGACCTCGAACTTGCCGCAGTGGTCTTTGCActaaagatttggagacattatctttacaGTGCAAAGTGTGAAATATTTACTGATCACCaaagcctcaagtacttgtTTACTCAAaaagagttgaatatgagacagagaaggtggATTTAActattgaaggattatgacttgACAATAAGCTACCACCCTGGAAAAGCAAATAAGGTAGTTGATGCTCTTAGTCGGAAGAACATGGGTAAGGTAATCTTAGCCTCACTCTCAGCACAACCATGTCTTCGAGAAACAGTCAAGTTGAAACAGAGCCAAGATCCTTCTTTAGCAAAACTCAGGGAGCAAGCAGGAGAAGGAAAGGCACCAAATCTTGAAATAGATCCCAATGGAGTTATGTGGATGAAAGGACGATTGTGTGTAACTGACATTGACAATCTTCGTCAGGAGGTAATGTCCGAAGCacacaaatcaaaatttttagtcCACCCCGGCAGTACCAAAATATATAGGGATTTGAAAGGAAATTTTTGGTGGAATGGAATGAAAAATGACGTTGCAGAGTTTGTTTCTAGATGCCAggtttgtcaacaagtcaaaGCCGAACAtcaacgacctggaggattactGCAGCCCCTGGaaattccggaatggaaatgggagcatATTtcaatggattttgttgttggtTTACCCAAGTCAAGACAGAGTCATGACGGGATATGAGTAATTGTGGATAGACTAACAAAGACAGCGCACTTCCTATCGGTACGCATGAATTATAACCTGGATAAGCTAGCTACCCTATTTATGGACAATATCGTGAGATTACATGGGGTACCTGCTAGTATTTTGTCGGATACGGATCCGAGATTTGTGTCCCGATTCTGGAAAAGTTTTAAAGAAGTAATGGGAACCAAGGTTACTCTCAGTACAGCCTACCATCCGCAAACTGATGGCCAAACAGAGAGAACAATTCAAACCTTGGAAGATATGTTGAGGGATTGTGCCCTAGACTTTAGTGGTAGCTGGAGTGAACACTTGCCTTTAATCGAGTTTGCTTACAATAATAGTTACCACAAcagtattggaatggcaccatACGAAGCCTTGTATGGGAGAAAGTGTCGTtcacctttgtattgggatgaagtGGGAGAGAAAGCTATCACTGGACCTGAActcatcaaaacaacaatagaaAAAGTGTCTATCATCAAGGAAATactcaaagctgctcaagatcgacAAAAGAGCTGGGCTGATATGAAGAGACGACCGTTGGAATTTGAAATAGGTGAAAAAGCTTATGTTAAAGcctcacctatgaaaggggtgatccGGTTCGGGAAAAACGGGAAGTTAAACCCGAGATATGTCGGaccgtttgagattttggacaaGGTGGGAACATTGGCATATAGACTGGCATTACCACCAGATATGTCAAGGATtcacaatgttttccatgtgTCTCAGCTCAGAAAGTATATTTCAGACCCAAGTCATGTCCTTGAAAGTGCACCCCTTATAATCGAAGGGAATCTAAATGAGGAACTTAAGTATGAAGAGGTTCCTATTCGCATTGTGGATACAAAGGACCAAGTGCTAAGGAGACGAACCATACCATACGTTAAAGTACAGTGGTCTAATCATTCTGAAAGGG
It encodes:
- the LOC140889179 gene encoding uncharacterized protein, giving the protein MDERPIRNNRNPRYRNRNNDNEGNPPPLPPPPPPQGLGLNHADLAAIAAIVANTLQGLGNPPVNGNPPPQAVPQVHGVKYHYESLRKNRAQTFKGDSDPEVGQYWLKNIETQLHLLEIPDEFKVDIYYPAEVKLQKLSEFENFTQAPDMSVVEYTSKFNSLGTYAPTIMADDILKMHHYKRGLSSRIQTALAVYQATIFADLMGAAIQAETDINRREDENKNKRPLSGQYSQGKQSYKKPNQASGDHKENKPNARVFALTLEEAGKANDVVAGTILINQSPAYVLFDCGATNLFISKRFAKKLGLIPEILVEPFRVATPTSKAIDTHKVHRNFIIGISEHVFQAGLIQLNMLEFDAILGMDWLANNHALVDCRMKNVKLRTSNLDEVIYHGKTKEQKSLLSASQAWKAMKSGEEVYLAIVGEVKEEVTLALEEIPVVQEFPNVFPEELPGVIPDREVEFEINLVPGAAPISKAPYRMDPAELKELKEQLQELLDKNQIRPSASPWGAPEFFLEMERNSAQEYGGVLLEFVCSPFSFSYYL